From Geotalea uraniireducens Rf4:
ATTTCCATCTGAACCGGTGCGAACGTTGATGAAACCGTCGGCAACCAGCTTGTCTCGCAGGGCGATGAGGTAGGCGGTGCGGCCGGGGGACTCAATGCGGTCGCCCAACGCTTTTTTCACTGGTGTCTCAACACTGGTCTTGTCTGGGCGCAGGCCGACGTCGGCAGCAGGCGCCGAAGGCCCGGCTTCCTGGCGGGATGGTGCTTTTCGCCGATAGTCTTTTCCCATTGAGAACTGGAGTCCGGCGGCGAAACTGACGGTGCCGGGATGGTTGTTCAACGCCGATTTCACCGTTGCCTGGAGATTGACCGGCCAACCGAACAGGTCCGGCGTGATCACCCGCACCCCGGCGTTCATGTCCTTGGTGTCATATTCGCCGAGAAGGTAGAGCCAGTCGAATGCCTTGACCTCTGCTCCACCGAATGTCCCTTTCAAACGGTCCGGGCCGAAGCCGTAGCCGACGGACAGGCGCAGCCGGCTGATTTCTTCGGTCGCCGCCACGTAGCTTGAGCGAAAGTGGTGCGCGGTCCCTCCGAAGTCCTGCATGCCGAAGGCAAGGGACGGCAACCAGCTCCCCTTCGGAATGAACGGCGCCGTCGATGCCTTGAACTGGGCGGAGAGGTCATGATCAGTCAGACGTCCGCCCAGCTCGACAAAGGAAAACAGCCCTACGGAGAAGAAATAGTTGTCCTGGTGGGATCTGTTCCAGTGGGGATCGCTCTGGTTGGTGTACCAGGCGGCCAGGGTCCCTTCCTTCTGGACGTTTGCCGTCGGCACATTGATAATGCCGGTGAACCCTTGCAGCGAAGGGGCGTCCGGGAAATCTCCCGCACCGCACACCGCTACCGCTCCAAGCAAACCCAGAAACGAAACACCGGCGATAAACCGTATTCTGCTGAAAATCGTCAATATCATCTCATTGTATATAGAACAAAAGAGGAAGCGCGTGACTTCCCCTTTTGTTCAACATTCCCGCAATTCAATCCCAAAGGTACGCCGCAGCCAAAACTGCGGCGTATGCCATATTTTCATACTGCTGCCGGTTCTACGGAGTCCCGCCTCCACCGCCTGTGCTGCCCGTGCAGATTATCTCCTTGATAACCCTGACAGTCACCTGAACTGTGATATCACGATTTATGATTATCCATCTGCCAAAGACTCTTATTCTAATTCTAATTCTTATCGTTATCGTTCTCGTTATCGTTTCCCAAATTATTTGGCAATTAGCCGATATCGCTCCCGTTAACGACAGGGCGGATAGAGCTTGCGATCCTTGCGATAGGGGGGTTGTCAGGGCAGGCGGAACTCCCAATCCATTTACGATGGCGTCATTCAGGGCTGTTGAAGGTACAAACGCTTGTTCGTCAAGTTTCGCCTCCGATACATCGGTCGTCGAGTCACTGGGCTTCGTGTGAAAGAGAACGTTCGGGACTTCGCTTCCCTTGGCGGTCACAGGGTTACTGATGGTGGTGGCATCGGATGTGGTGGTGACGTTGTCGGCCGGTATCTCCGTTTTTGCCAGTTGTAAGACTATATCAGTCGGGCCGGTTTGTCCTGCGGGGCCGAGCCCCACGGCTGTAAGTGCGGTGAGTATGTTTTTCAAGCCTGCCTGGACCGTACCGTTCGCCTGCATGATGCCCGGGACTGTTGCACTTCCTTCGTTTGAGTCAGTGCTGCCCACTGCGATGTCGACCTGCGTACCCGTAGGAAACGGCAGGTAAGACGGAATACTGACTGTTGCATTGTCCGGAATGTTGGCTGCCGATACGTCTCCTGTCAATCGGATGTATACCCGGGGAGACGTGGGAAGCTGGAGCTTGTCGACGTTCGGTGCTATCCATGCGCCCTGGTTTACCGCAAAAGAGGAGGAGACGGAGACTTGCAGGTTTGACGCAAGCGTGCCGTCAGG
This genomic window contains:
- a CDS encoding carboxypeptidase-like regulatory domain-containing protein; protein product: MGRKKSGRRFAEPQPPHTCSSNTHIDAAPDKTDAPQFVSNIGRRKFVKNVGLAGLALAVAGPPLNLLVGCSSDNTESNASGLASYMLTGQILDANTQKGIDGATVSLPAHKVSTKTKSDGTFSLDVPATGPTEITVAAAGYLGSKALNVVETSPVGTVSASSGFFLGLVPVTPSFQAIPHIAATITAPQNPSSKDLPSPAVSLPDGTLASNLQVSVSSSFAVNQGAWIAPNVDKLQLPTSPRVYIRLTGDVSAANIPDNATVSIPSYLPFPTGTQVDIAVGSTDSNEGSATVPGIMQANGTVQAGLKNILTALTAVGLGPAGQTGPTDIVLQLAKTEIPADNVTTTSDATTISNPVTAKGSEVPNVLFHTKPSDSTTDVSEAKLDEQAFVPSTALNDAIVNGLGVPPALTTPLSQGSQALSALSLTGAISANCQIIWETITRTITIRIRIRIRVFGRWIIINRDITVQVTVRVIKEIICTGSTGGGGGTP